One region of Oxalobacteraceae bacterium OTU3CAMAD1 genomic DNA includes:
- a CDS encoding GTPase domain-containing protein translates to MSVSIEKAAADAVQIQFALISHTNNGKTTLARTLVGMDIGEVRDAAHVTIFAESHTLLTTPQGDSLQLWDTPGFGDSVRLLKRLGQSGNPIGWFLREVLDRYRDRPFWLSQNALRTAKESADVVLYLVNSSENPKDAGYVPSEMKILEWIGKPVVVLLNQTGRPRPAAEEQAEQGRWREHLAQYPAVREVLALDAFARCWVHERFFYEVVGKLLDPVQQAGYARLFATWEAANVRRYDHAIRLLAKQLAAAARDSEAVDAVPSSMLKSALKVVGIGKNEEQQRQDRAMGNLIARLNQATVESTRELLILHQLDPTDAGKINERVRENFAVRAPIDKAQAGLLGAVISGAATGLSADVMAGGLTLGGGALLGGVVGALTFAGAAWGFNSSTDRNQAAVQFTDAFMRNLVVVGILRYLAVAHFGRGRGNFVENEAPAFWQEEVEQAVAQHDVDLVTLWGNLRRDKADNEAATVLIKQIATATLVRLYPDVANRL, encoded by the coding sequence ATGAGTGTTTCGATTGAAAAAGCCGCCGCGGACGCGGTGCAAATCCAGTTCGCCCTGATTTCGCATACCAATAACGGCAAGACCACCTTGGCGCGCACGCTGGTCGGCATGGATATCGGCGAGGTGCGCGACGCCGCCCACGTCACCATCTTCGCCGAGTCGCATACCTTGCTGACGACGCCGCAAGGCGACAGCCTGCAATTGTGGGATACGCCGGGCTTCGGCGACTCTGTGCGCCTGCTCAAGCGGTTGGGGCAGTCGGGCAACCCGATCGGCTGGTTCCTGCGGGAAGTGCTGGACCGCTACCGCGACCGGCCGTTCTGGCTCAGCCAGAACGCCTTGCGCACCGCAAAGGAATCTGCGGACGTCGTTCTTTATCTGGTCAACTCCTCGGAAAATCCGAAGGATGCCGGCTATGTGCCGTCGGAAATGAAGATACTGGAGTGGATCGGCAAGCCGGTGGTGGTGTTGCTGAACCAGACCGGACGGCCACGGCCCGCTGCGGAAGAGCAGGCCGAGCAGGGCCGTTGGCGCGAGCATCTGGCGCAATATCCGGCGGTGCGCGAGGTGCTGGCGCTGGATGCCTTCGCCCGTTGCTGGGTGCATGAGCGCTTCTTCTATGAAGTGGTCGGCAAATTGCTCGATCCCGTTCAGCAGGCCGGTTATGCCCGTTTGTTCGCGACGTGGGAAGCGGCTAACGTGCGCCGCTACGACCACGCGATACGATTGCTGGCCAAACAACTGGCGGCCGCCGCGCGCGATAGCGAGGCGGTCGACGCCGTGCCTTCGAGCATGCTCAAGTCGGCGCTGAAGGTGGTGGGCATCGGCAAGAACGAGGAGCAGCAGCGCCAGGACCGCGCCATGGGTAATCTGATCGCACGGTTAAACCAGGCGACGGTCGAATCGACCCGCGAATTGTTGATCCTGCACCAGCTCGATCCGACCGACGCCGGCAAGATCAACGAGCGGGTGCGCGAGAACTTCGCCGTGCGCGCGCCTATAGATAAGGCGCAGGCGGGATTGCTGGGCGCGGTGATCTCCGGCGCCGCGACTGGATTGTCCGCCGATGTGATGGCGGGCGGGCTGACCTTGGGCGGCGGCGCCTTGCTGGGCGGCGTGGTCGGTGCCCTGACGTTCGCCGGCGCAGCCTGGGGTTTCAATTCCAGTACCGACCGCAATCAGGCTGCCGTGCAATTTACCGACGCCTTTATGCGCAATTTGGTGGTGGTCGGCATTCTGCGCTATCTGGCGGTGGCGCACTTCGGGCGCGGACGCGGCAACTTCGTCGAGAACGAGGCGCCCGCGTTCTGGCAGGAGGAGGTCGAGCAGGCGGTAGCGCAGCATGACGTTGACCTGGTGACTTTATGGGGCAACCTGCGTCGCGACAAGGCAGACAACGAGGCTGCGACCGTGCTTATCAAGCAAATAGCCACCGCTACTCTGGTACGACTCTATCCAGATGTTGCAAATAGGCTTTAA